A window of the Brachybacterium sacelli genome harbors these coding sequences:
- a CDS encoding type II secretion system F family protein, with protein MILMALLAALCLAWVVAPPALPEVAHRAGPRTKRSAATTLEVARMVEQLATVISSGASIRRAWDAVARSLPGGELSELARAAAAGADPRRAAPGPLRGSETISSLGAALTVCERTGAPTAGMLQGLADALRDLHDASLARRTAFAGPRSTARILLVLPLAGLGLGMLLGGDPLRLLLTSPGGNLLGVLGLVLTAAGWWWMRRLIHQADPPAGSHVDPSVVLELIAGALESGLPLARSVSAVAQALPAGPDALVLGRLATALEAGLPAALAAGDLPPQFAPLGQSAVLAESAGADLARVLRSAARDGRRGRARDAEARAAQLAVRLVLPTGITLLPAFVVLGIIPTVISLLGGTFALTSGGAAMT; from the coding sequence ATGATCCTCATGGCGCTCCTGGCCGCGCTGTGCCTGGCGTGGGTGGTGGCGCCGCCAGCGCTCCCTGAGGTCGCCCACCGTGCGGGCCCGCGCACCAAGCGCTCGGCCGCGACCACCCTCGAGGTGGCTCGGATGGTGGAGCAGCTGGCCACCGTGATCAGTTCAGGGGCCTCGATCCGCCGGGCCTGGGACGCGGTCGCCCGCTCGCTGCCCGGGGGCGAGCTCAGCGAGCTGGCGCGGGCCGCGGCCGCCGGGGCGGATCCGCGGCGCGCGGCCCCGGGACCCCTGCGCGGCTCAGAGACGATCAGCTCTCTCGGCGCCGCACTCACCGTGTGCGAACGCACCGGAGCGCCCACGGCCGGAATGCTGCAGGGACTCGCCGATGCCCTGCGCGATCTCCACGACGCCTCCCTGGCCCGGCGCACCGCCTTCGCGGGTCCCCGCTCGACCGCCCGGATCCTGTTGGTGCTGCCGCTGGCCGGGCTCGGGCTGGGGATGCTGCTGGGCGGGGACCCGCTGCGTCTGCTGCTCACCTCGCCGGGCGGGAACCTGCTGGGAGTCCTCGGTCTCGTGCTGACCGCGGCAGGTTGGTGGTGGATGCGGCGCCTGATCCACCAGGCGGACCCGCCCGCGGGCAGCCACGTCGACCCCTCGGTGGTGCTGGAGCTGATCGCCGGGGCTCTCGAGTCCGGTCTGCCCCTGGCCCGCTCCGTCTCCGCAGTCGCACAGGCCCTGCCCGCGGGACCGGATGCCCTGGTGCTGGGGCGGCTGGCCACCGCGCTCGAGGCCGGATTGCCCGCAGCGCTCGCCGCTGGGGACCTTCCACCCCAGTTCGCCCCGCTCGGGCAGTCCGCGGTCCTCGCGGAATCGGCCGGGGCGGATCTGGCCCGGGTGCTGCGCTCCGCGGCTCGGGACGGGCGACGGGGGCGGGCTCGTGACGCCGAGGCGCGGGCGGCCCAGCTCGCCGTGCGCCTGGTGCTCCCCACCGGGATCACGCTGCTGCCCGCCTTCGTGGTGCTCGGGATCATCCCGACCGTGATCTCCCTGCTCGGCGGCACCTTCGCACTCACCTCGGGCGGGGCGGCGATGACATGA
- a CDS encoding orotate phosphoribosyltransferase, which translates to MPETSTEPAPSDSIDVARERLRELIRDLAVVRGQVTLSSGAEADHYVDLRRITLHHEAAPLVGRVMVDLLRREGLLPGVEATGGLTLGADPVAASILHASSATGTPLDAFVVRKANKAHGLQRRIEGPDVTGRRVVAVEDTSTTGGSVLTACEALTEAGARIEAVAVIVHRSDASREAVEAAGHRYLAAYDISELEI; encoded by the coding sequence ATGCCCGAGACCAGCACTGAGCCCGCCCCCTCCGACTCGATCGATGTCGCGCGTGAGCGCCTGCGCGAGCTGATCCGCGATCTCGCCGTGGTGCGCGGGCAGGTCACGCTGTCCTCGGGCGCTGAGGCCGACCACTACGTCGATCTGCGCCGCATCACGCTCCACCACGAGGCGGCACCGCTGGTCGGGCGTGTGATGGTCGACCTGCTGCGCCGCGAGGGCCTGCTGCCCGGTGTCGAGGCCACCGGCGGGCTCACCCTGGGCGCCGATCCCGTCGCCGCCTCCATCCTCCACGCCTCCTCGGCGACCGGCACGCCCCTGGACGCCTTCGTCGTGCGCAAGGCGAACAAGGCCCACGGCCTGCAGCGCCGCATCGAAGGGCCTGACGTGACCGGCCGGCGCGTGGTCGCCGTCGAGGACACCTCCACCACCGGCGGCAGCGTGCTGACCGCCTGCGAGGCGCTCACCGAGGCCGGGGCGCGGATCGAGGCCGTCGCCGTGATCGTGCACCGCTCCGACGCCTCCCGGGAGGCCGTCGAGGCAGCCGGCCACCGCTACCTCGCTGCCTACGACATCTCCGAGCTCGAGATCTGA
- a CDS encoding DedA family protein, translated as MNIVDWAVSTMDSLGALGVALLIFLENLFPPIPSEVILPLAGVAAAGPNNTYWAMLLASISGSTVGAWLLYGLGRLLGPERLRTIFLKLPLLNVHDYDKTVDFMDKHGHKAIFFGRMVPGVRSLISIPAGLYAMPLWTFTLLTVAGSTIWNTVFLTIGYYMGSNWTVIEPYTDIFSNVVYAIIALIGLVFLVQLIRREVSRRRLGLPDPDAEVLAQEENAQPSGEGAEGTATGPEGRSAREGSGPTGPGQGEARPARTTQDGASARSDGQTR; from the coding sequence ATGAACATCGTCGACTGGGCCGTGAGCACCATGGACAGCCTCGGCGCCCTCGGTGTCGCCCTGCTGATCTTCCTGGAGAACCTGTTCCCCCCGATCCCCTCCGAGGTGATCCTGCCGCTGGCCGGAGTGGCCGCGGCCGGGCCGAACAACACCTACTGGGCGATGCTGCTGGCCTCGATCTCGGGATCGACCGTCGGTGCCTGGCTCCTCTACGGGCTCGGTCGCCTGCTCGGGCCCGAGCGTCTGCGCACGATCTTCCTGAAACTCCCGCTGCTGAACGTCCACGACTACGACAAGACCGTGGACTTCATGGACAAGCACGGCCACAAGGCCATCTTCTTCGGCCGCATGGTGCCGGGGGTGCGCTCCTTGATCTCCATCCCGGCCGGCCTGTACGCGATGCCGCTGTGGACCTTCACGCTGCTCACGGTCGCCGGCAGCACCATCTGGAACACCGTCTTCCTGACCATCGGCTACTACATGGGCAGCAACTGGACGGTGATCGAGCCCTACACCGACATCTTCTCCAACGTCGTCTACGCGATCATCGCCCTGATCGGACTGGTGTTCCTCGTCCAGCTGATCCGTCGGGAGGTGTCCCGTCGCCGGCTCGGCCTGCCCGATCCCGACGCGGAGGTCCTGGCACAGGAGGAGAACGCTCAGCCCAGCGGGGAGGGTGCGGAAGGCACGGCGACGGGGCCCGAGGGGCGCTCTGCGAGGGAGGGGAGCGGCCCGACGGGGCCTGGCCAAGGGGAGGCCCGGCCGGCGAGGACGACCCAGGACGGGGCCTCGGCGCGGTCCGACGGGCAGACCCGGTGA
- a CDS encoding TrmH family RNA methyltransferase gives MNPGPAADGDANSTAEGPAHDAADGGATDPPRDDAEPAERAVGVGPHPEPWPTDPRLDPELLSGGDRRNVEDRFRYWRREAIVAELDTRRHDLHVAIENLEHDANIGSVVRTANAFAVGAFHIVGRRRWNRRGAMVTDRYQHEIHHPDAADLIAWARREGRPLVAIDLVPGAMPLERAPLPRRAVLVVGQEGPGVSPEILAAADLVVGITQFGSTRSINVAAAAAIAMHSWILQHAELPEGPLR, from the coding sequence GTGAACCCGGGACCCGCCGCCGACGGGGACGCGAACAGCACCGCGGAAGGGCCCGCGCACGACGCCGCCGACGGCGGGGCGACGGATCCGCCCCGCGACGACGCCGAGCCCGCGGAGCGCGCCGTCGGGGTCGGTCCCCACCCCGAGCCGTGGCCGACCGACCCGCGCCTGGACCCCGAGCTGCTCTCCGGCGGCGACCGCCGCAACGTCGAGGACCGCTTCCGCTACTGGCGACGCGAGGCGATCGTGGCCGAGCTCGACACTCGCCGCCACGACCTCCACGTCGCCATCGAGAACCTCGAGCACGACGCGAACATCGGCTCCGTGGTGCGCACCGCGAACGCCTTCGCCGTGGGCGCCTTCCACATCGTCGGACGGCGTCGCTGGAACCGCCGCGGCGCGATGGTCACCGATCGCTACCAGCACGAGATCCATCACCCCGACGCCGCGGACCTCATCGCCTGGGCCCGGCGGGAAGGGCGCCCGCTCGTCGCGATCGACCTGGTTCCCGGGGCGATGCCGCTCGAGCGCGCCCCGCTGCCGCGCCGCGCCGTTCTGGTCGTGGGACAGGAGGGCCCCGGCGTGAGCCCGGAGATCCTCGCCGCCGCCGACCTCGTCGTCGGCATCACGCAGTTCGGCTCCACCCGCTCGATCAACGTCGCTGCGGCGGCCGCGATTGCGATGCACAGCTGGATCCTGCAGCATGCAGAGCTTCCCGAGGGGCCGCTGCGCTGA
- a CDS encoding TadA family conjugal transfer-associated ATPase, producing MTASRAAGDEDLSTLLDLVREDLIRSPGPVDVPRIARVLRRQGRVLGAASTLEVTAVIRDHLDGLGPLQSLVGPGVTDLLVNDDGSVWVDDSDGLRPTAVHLSPPQARDLAVRLATAGGRRLDDAVPWADAHLPSGIRVHAVLPPLSPGGAVLSLRLPAAESLDLEALGELGALGQQARTVLLALVGARVPFLVTGGTGTGKSTLLAALLREAPPTERIVVVEDVLELAVDHPHVVHLQSRHANSEGAGAVDLTTLVRQSLRMRPDRIVLGECRGAEIRELLQALNTGHEGGCGTVHANTAADVPARLEALGALGGLDRGALAAQVASALEVVVHLGRRDGVRALEEIALLHRDRDGMLRATTALRVDEDGLRDGPAAAALAERLERGSRSAPLPATTAAPAAGRRAA from the coding sequence ATGACGGCGTCGAGGGCCGCCGGGGACGAGGACCTCTCGACGCTCCTTGATCTCGTGCGCGAGGACCTGATCCGCTCGCCCGGCCCCGTCGACGTGCCGCGGATCGCCCGGGTGCTGCGTCGCCAGGGGCGGGTGCTCGGCGCCGCCTCGACCCTCGAGGTCACCGCCGTGATCCGTGATCACCTCGACGGCCTCGGCCCTCTGCAGTCCCTCGTCGGCCCCGGGGTGACCGACCTGCTGGTGAACGACGACGGGTCGGTCTGGGTCGACGACTCCGACGGGCTGCGACCCACCGCCGTGCATCTGAGCCCGCCACAGGCACGCGACCTCGCGGTGCGCCTGGCGACCGCGGGCGGGAGGCGGCTCGACGACGCGGTCCCCTGGGCAGATGCGCATCTGCCCTCGGGGATCCGCGTCCACGCCGTGCTGCCACCGCTGTCCCCCGGCGGGGCGGTCCTCTCCCTGCGCCTGCCCGCCGCCGAGAGCCTCGACCTGGAGGCCCTCGGCGAGCTGGGCGCCCTCGGGCAGCAGGCCCGCACGGTGCTGCTGGCCCTGGTCGGCGCCCGGGTGCCGTTCCTGGTCACCGGCGGCACCGGGACCGGCAAGTCGACCCTGCTCGCGGCGCTGCTGCGTGAGGCCCCGCCCACCGAGCGGATCGTGGTGGTCGAGGACGTCCTCGAGCTCGCCGTGGACCACCCGCACGTGGTGCACCTGCAGTCCCGTCACGCCAACAGCGAGGGCGCCGGCGCCGTGGACCTCACCACCCTGGTGCGGCAGAGCCTGCGGATGCGACCGGACCGGATCGTGCTCGGCGAGTGCCGCGGCGCGGAGATCCGTGAGCTGCTGCAGGCGCTGAACACCGGCCACGAGGGCGGCTGCGGCACCGTCCACGCCAACACCGCGGCCGATGTGCCGGCCCGGCTGGAGGCTCTCGGCGCCCTCGGCGGTCTCGATCGCGGCGCGCTCGCGGCACAGGTCGCCAGCGCGCTGGAGGTCGTGGTGCACCTCGGTCGACGCGACGGCGTGCGGGCGCTCGAGGAGATCGCGCTGCTCCACCGTGATCGTGACGGGATGCTGCGCGCGACCACGGCGCTGCGGGTCGATGAGGACGGTCTGCGCGACGGTCCGGCCGCCGCCGCCCTCGCCGAGCGGCTGGAGCGCGGCTCCCGTTCCGCGCCCCTCCCGGCGACGACGGCGGCGCCCGCGGCGGGGAGGCGAGCGGCATGA
- a CDS encoding SDR family NAD(P)-dependent oxidoreductase has translation MARALVTGSTSGLGLEFAWQLAGTGHDLVLVARDEDRLRAVAEQIRDVHTVDVEILSADLSDRERLERVALRLTDPVDRVDLLINNAGYGLRGGFLEIGAEDHEKQMDTLMKAVLVLSHAAARTMVQRRRGAILNVSSLAGYTAAGPYAASKSWVTVFTESLAMELKDTGVTATALLPGFVQTEFHERASMTMDGLPRITWLKAPFVVEQALKDTAKGTVLSIPSVTYRTAGEFSRIAPRPLVRAMTSPTWYQRLQRRAVQRSRRKASRRKLHAPWQRDQEQ, from the coding sequence ATGGCGCGCGCACTTGTCACCGGATCGACCTCCGGACTCGGTCTGGAGTTCGCCTGGCAGCTGGCCGGCACCGGGCACGATCTCGTGCTGGTCGCACGTGACGAGGACCGCCTGCGCGCCGTCGCCGAGCAGATCCGCGACGTCCACACCGTCGACGTCGAGATCCTCTCGGCGGACCTGTCCGACCGGGAGCGGCTGGAGCGGGTCGCGCTGCGCCTCACCGATCCCGTCGACCGGGTGGACCTGCTGATCAACAACGCGGGATACGGGCTGCGCGGCGGTTTCCTCGAGATCGGCGCCGAGGATCACGAGAAGCAGATGGACACGCTCATGAAAGCGGTGCTGGTGCTGTCCCACGCCGCGGCCCGCACCATGGTCCAGCGCCGACGCGGCGCGATCCTCAATGTGAGCTCCCTGGCGGGGTACACCGCGGCGGGCCCCTATGCGGCCTCCAAGAGCTGGGTCACCGTGTTCACCGAGTCCCTCGCGATGGAGCTCAAGGACACCGGTGTGACCGCGACCGCCCTGCTGCCCGGCTTCGTCCAGACCGAGTTCCACGAGCGCGCCTCGATGACGATGGACGGACTTCCGCGCATCACCTGGCTGAAGGCGCCGTTCGTCGTCGAGCAGGCGCTCAAGGACACCGCCAAGGGCACGGTGCTGTCGATCCCCTCGGTCACCTACCGCACCGCGGGGGAGTTCTCCCGGATCGCGCCACGGCCGCTGGTGCGGGCGATGACCTCGCCGACCTGGTACCAGCGCCTCCAGCGTCGGGCCGTCCAGCGCTCCCGGCGCAAGGCCTCCCGGCGCAAGCTCCACGCCCCCTGGCAGCGCGACCAGGAACAGTAG
- a CDS encoding exodeoxyribonuclease III, translating into MRIATWNINSLRARMERVLAFLERHDVDVLALQEIKAKPEQLDLTLLQEAGYEVSAHGLNQWNGVALISRVGLRDVRTELPAVPTWPEDESGVIEARALSGVVGDGLRIWSLYVPNGRELDHPHYAYKLRWLEALRAEGQRDLAADPQARTVLVGDFNVAPEDDDVWDMAFFDGKTHVTEPERAAFQAVVGAGYADLVRPDHPGPGIYTYWDYQALRFPKKEGMRIDFLLGSPAVQAAVRESFIDREERKGKGASDHAPVVVDLEF; encoded by the coding sequence ATGCGCATCGCGACCTGGAACATCAATTCGCTGCGGGCACGGATGGAGCGCGTGCTCGCCTTCCTGGAGCGGCACGACGTGGACGTGCTGGCCCTGCAGGAGATCAAGGCGAAGCCCGAGCAGCTCGACCTGACCCTCCTGCAGGAAGCAGGGTACGAGGTCAGCGCCCATGGCCTGAACCAGTGGAACGGCGTGGCGCTGATCTCCCGCGTCGGCCTCCGTGACGTGCGCACCGAGCTGCCGGCGGTGCCCACCTGGCCCGAGGACGAATCCGGCGTGATCGAAGCTCGCGCGCTCAGCGGCGTGGTCGGGGACGGCCTGCGGATCTGGTCGCTGTACGTGCCCAACGGGCGCGAGCTCGACCATCCCCACTACGCCTACAAGCTCCGCTGGCTGGAGGCGCTGCGCGCGGAGGGGCAGCGCGATCTGGCGGCGGATCCGCAGGCCCGCACCGTGCTGGTGGGCGATTTCAACGTCGCCCCGGAGGACGACGACGTCTGGGACATGGCCTTCTTCGACGGCAAGACCCACGTGACCGAGCCCGAGCGCGCCGCCTTCCAGGCCGTGGTGGGTGCCGGGTACGCCGACCTGGTGCGACCGGATCACCCGGGCCCCGGCATCTACACCTACTGGGACTACCAGGCGCTGCGCTTCCCCAAGAAGGAGGGCATGCGGATCGACTTCCTGCTCGGCTCCCCCGCCGTCCAGGCGGCGGTGCGCGAGTCGTTCATCGACCGCGAGGAGCGCAAGGGCAAGGGCGCCTCGGATCACGCCCCGGTGGTCGTCGACCTGGAGTTCTGA